A single region of the Triplophysa dalaica isolate WHDGS20190420 chromosome 15, ASM1584641v1, whole genome shotgun sequence genome encodes:
- the ktn1 gene encoding kinectin isoform X1 produces MALDMADSQYLLILAPSLVIALMFLFFWLFMKETSYDKVLARQKRDLKLPPVKPDTRKKNEKKKSKKKETGGGGGGGESEEDLRDFDTSDAGNPASNDEDSEVAPLTPPVPTPVQVEPPSGVRERKKKEKKPKIVQTVSPTIATSARAAPPTPPVSEVPAVNGSKPTVRKEQPLSLTKQSSPPQSQATPPAPTETVSKKKAKKQKSESEEHPPEVKPDVSPPAVKKVEPVIIEVKALDIAAPVTTAAPPTASTGSGRRKKKQKLEPVVTVEEILVQSSAPITQTAPTAPTNHQNNQNNEAPPPAPPSTKHGKKQKSETNKENSEVKFKELAGSLSGLILSDSDVVSLVSLLRDKSPNALDAWYKSTVKFEPSAQQLAEKDRILNTLQEEASIAKGKVKQLSQELQAEKQKTGRVESMLHEQRVVREKDIMQVKAQSYQEMQIKFQQVRESLEGKIARLQQENVILRDAVERCSTTNQMETKQSTELNKLHSECNGLMKELGDTKNKLQQEELQRKGLEVTYKQNMSQLEDVKRRWEELQNYLHGVTAEREKLQTNKQELQNQLMAVETEITNKSKEIQNLHSNLKDMLLCKEQEQKKVMQLEQKVRQLLEASQHNMQPDNQLQEQVQDLLNENKTLKVQIDNLQAQISTQATTLSHFEELQKLLADKELQRKSLEDALNAERSSGAGRETNMQAMRNENMTLKVDLQNLQAQISEQVVSKDQFQQSLQQRDEKVRTVETLLESSLIQVANKEEELKDIRKQYEGLKEQLEAEQKQSAEQATSGTMLEELEQKIQEKDEKIRSIEESLQLAQNNESEIKKVMKDLEENVKTLNTELAQLRNRETRESSAEMSTKLQALQAQLSVKDQDVERLQRELEKALQQQSKELSTALFEKDKLLRELQAELVGMRESVELQRKKNNELREKNWSAMEALSATETLLHGKLNKSAKEHQTVLESAEAECRTLLHRLLPHVPLPTDQNHQKWLQKFETSVKECVAKEHAVAVEMTPAASSRPGDAQALAEKVKESEEVQKALQKDCETYKKVLAETEGILQRLQSSVEQEEIRWREKLEKSQSDLKEMTQRVIALEQEVDRLCSDGDLESIRRDKQQLESELERAERESATYVSEVRELRDLLTELQSKLDGSYTEAVRQNEELNLLKTQLTKTLCKLETEESERQKVAGDLYKAQQSLELIQAEIIKAGQTHLIETGSLTQMEEIDRKEKMTAGLNQTVQELQQLLHSVNRQLTKGCERDGGDKLYSNYEL; encoded by the exons ATGGCGTTGGACATGGCTGACTCACAGTACCTCCTCATCTTGGCACCGTCACTGGTCATCGCTCTCATGTTCCTGTTCTTCTGGCTGTTCATGAAAGAAACATCCTACGACAAGGTTCTGGCCCGCCAGAAACGAGACCTCAAACTGCCTCCCGTCAAGCCTGATACTCGAAAAAAGAACGAGAAGAAGAAAAGCAAGAAGAAGGAGACTGGCGGAGGAGGAGGCGGTGGCGAGTCGGAAGAGGATCTGAGGGATTTCGATACATCAGATGCCGGCAACCCCGCATCAAACGACGAGGATTCTGAGGTGGCACCCCTGACTCCACCTGTTCCAACTCCGGTCCAGGTAGAGCCTCCATCTGGGGTACGGGAGAggaagaagaaagagaagaagcCCAAAATTGTTCAAACCGTTTCCCCAACCATTGCTACGTCAGCCCGTGCCGCCCCACCTACCCCTCCTGTCTCTGAGGTACCAGCGGTCAATGGCTCAAAACCTACTGTGCGTAAAGAGCAGCCCCTCTCTCTGACCAAGCAGTCCAGCCCACCGCAGTCTCAAGCCACACCTCCTGCTCCCACAGAGACGGTCAGCAAAAAAAAGGCCAAGAAGCAGAAGAGTGAGTCTG AAGAGCATCCACCTGAAGTCAAGCCTGATGTGTCTCCACCTGCTGTAAAGAAGGTGGAGCCTGTGATCATTGAGGTAAAGGCACTGGACATAGCCGCCCCTGTTACCACGGCAGCACCGCCAACCGCCTCCACCGGCAGTGGGCGTAGAAAGAAGAAGCAGAAGTTGGAGCCTGTTGTCACAG TGGAAGAGATACTTGTTCAGTCTTCTGCCCCCATCACTCAGACTGCCCCGACTGCCCCAACAAACCATCAGAACAACCAAAACAATGAAGCCCCGCCCCCTGCTCCACCATCCACGAAACACGGCAAGAAACAGAAGAGCGAAACCAACAAAG AGAACTCCGAGGTGAAGTTCAAAGAGCTGGCGGGGAGTCTCAGCGGACTGATCCTGTCAGACTCTGATGTGGTCAGTCTCGTCTCTCTGCTCCGTGATAAGAGTCCCAATGCTTTGGATGCCTGGTACAAG TCCACGGTTAAGTTTGAGCCGTCGGCACAGCAGCTGGCAGAGAAGGATCGGATTCTGAACACGCTGCAGGAGGAGGCGTCCATCGCCAAGGGCAAAGTCAAACAGCTGAGCCAG GAACTGCAGGCAGAGAAGCAGAAGACAGGCCGCGTGGAGTCTATGTTACATGAACAGCGTGTTGTCAGAGAGAAAGACATCATGCAGGTTAAAGCTCAGAGCTACCAGGAGATGCAGATTAAG TTCCAGCAGGTAAGAGAATCGTTGGAGGGAAAGATCGCACGGCTGCAGCAGGAGAACGTCATCCTTAGAGATGCTGTGGAAAGATGCTCCACCACCAACCAGATGGAAACCAA gcaGTCAACCGAGCTGAATAAGCTGCATTCGGAATGCAACGGTCTTATGAAAGAGCTAGGGGATACCAAAAACAAGCTGCAGCAGGAGGAGCTGCAGCGGAAGGGCTTGGAAGTCACCTATAAGCAGAACATGTCGCAACTCGAG GATGTCAAACGTCGCTGGGAAGAACTGCAGAACTATTTGCACGGCGTGactgcagagagagaaaagcTTCAGACTAATAAACAAG AGCTGCAGAATCAGCTGATGGCAGTGGAAACCGAGATAACCAATAAAAGTAAGGAGATCCAGAATCTCCACAGCAACCTGAAGGACATGCTCCTCTGTAAAGAGCAGgagcagaagaaagtcatgcagctGGAGCAGAAGGTCAGGCAGCTGCTGGAGGCATCGCAGCACAACATGCAGCCTGACAACCAGCTGCAGGAACAAGTTCAG GATCTTCTTAACGAAAACAAAACGCTGAAAGTTCAGATCGATAATCTTCAGGCTCAGATCAGCACTCAG gCTACAACATTATCACATTTCGAGGAGCTTCAAAAACT ACTGGCTGACAAAGAGCTACAGAGAAAGAGTTTAGAAGATGCTCTCAATGCAGAGAGGAGCAGCGGTGCCGGCCGGGAAACCAACATGCAG GCCATGCGCAATGAGAACATGACGTTGAAGGTAGACCTCCAGAACCTGCAGGCACAGATTTCTGAGCAG GTCGTGTCTAAGGATCAGTTTCAGCAGAG CCTACAACAGCGTGATGAGAAGGTGAGGACGGTGGAGACCCTGCTGGAGTCCAGTCTCATACAGGTGGCCAATAAGGAAGAGGAACTGAAG GACATAAGAAAACAGTATGAAGGTTTAAAAGAGCAACTGGAGGCAGAACAGAAACAGAGCGCAGAACAG GCGACGTCAGGAACAATGCTAGAGGAGCTAGAGCAAAA GATTCAAGAGAAGGATGAGAAAATCAGATCAATCGAGGAGAGTTTGCAGTTAGCGCAGAACAATGAATCTGAAATAAAGAAGGTAATGAAG gatCTGGAAGAGAATGTAAAGACTTTGAACACGGAACTGGCACAGCTGAGGAATAGAGAAACCAGGGAGTCAAGCGCAGAAATGAGCACTAAACTCCAGGCACTACAGGCTCA GTTATCAGTTAAGGACCAGGATGTTGAGAGACTGCAGAGGGAATTGGAGAAGGCACTACAACAG CAAAGCAAAGAATTATCAACCGC GTTGTTTGAGAAGGACAAACTCCTTAGGGAACTTCAGGCAGAACTGGTTGGGATGAGGGAATCTGTGGAGCTTCAACGCAAGAAAAACAAC GAGCTACGGGAGAAAAACTGGAGCGCTATGGAGGCGCTGTCAGCCACAGAGACCTTGCTTCATGGAAAACTCAACAAGAGCGCCAAG GAACATCAGACGGTGTTGGAGTCTGCAGAGGCTGAATGCCGAACGCTGCTCCACAGACTCTTGCCACACGTGCCACTGCCCACCGACCAg AACCACCAGAAGTGGCTGCAGAAATTTGAGACATCAGTGAAGGAGTGTGTGGCTAAAGAGCACGCTGTTGCCGTGGAAATGACCCCTGCCGCTTCGTCTAGGCCTGGAGATGCCCAG GCTTTAGCAGAAAAGGTGAAGGAATCTGAGGAGGTCCAGAAAGCTCTACAGAAAGATTGCGAGACGTACAAGAAGGTGTTGGCAGAAACG GAAGGAATCCTGCAGCGGCTGCAGAGCAGCGTGGAGCAGGAAGAAATACGCTGGAGAGAGAAATTGGAGAAGTCACAGTCTGATCTTAAAGAG ATGACGCAGAGGGTAATTGCACTGGAACAGGAAGTGGATCGACTCTGCTCAGATGGAGATCTGGAGAGT ATACGAAGGGACAAACAGCAACTTGAATCTGAACTTGAGAGAGCAGAGCGTGAGAGCGCCACCTATGTGTCAGAAGTCAGAGAA CTCAGAGATCTCTTGACCGAGTTGCAAAGCAAACTTGACGGCTCGTACACAGAGGCCGTCAGGCAGAATGAGGAGCTGAATTTG CTCAAGACTCAGCTGACTAAGACATTGTGTAAGCTCGAGACGGAGGAGAGCGAGCGTCAGAAAGTGGCCGGAGATCTTTACAAG GCCCAGCAGTCTCTGGAGTTGATTCAGGCTGAGATCATCAAAGCAGGCCAGACTCATCTGATAGAGACCGGCAGCCTCACACAAATG GAGGAGATTGATCGTAAGGAGAAGATGACTGCAGGGTTGAATCAGACAGTGCAGGAACTACAGCAACTACTTCATTCTGTAAACAGACAGCTTACCAAGGGATGTGAACGG GATGGTGGGGATAAATTATACTCAAATTATGAACTTTAG